Proteins encoded by one window of Cylindrospermum stagnale PCC 7417:
- a CDS encoding DJ-1/PfpI/YhbO family deglycase/protease, with protein MTQNHKNSGNKKIAFLIEHGVEDVEFTVPYNGLRQAGMEIVVLGSRMNEKYKGKRGKLTVQPDGTTTEAIASEFDAVIIPGGLAPDKMRLNLNTVRFVQEAVQQGKLVAAVCHGPQVLIEGDLLKGKQVTGFSAIRKDLINAGANYLDEPVVVDGNLITSREPGDLAIFTTAILNRLGYGGKEAALPNEKDTSAEWWKIADAWGGSTKGDIAKGLNTALAGERYCLEAIEQYVEKESDREVKSLFQEMIGNKQRHIEKLETYLHKLGEKPSLAANIANQYAKVKTALTGSDDIYQIRCALGDVQTGIGDIFNLSVMYTDPVATAIFKEIYNDLAKYEQRLVELYRSRIAAGVKPPKPTSGAAVAM; from the coding sequence ATGACGCAAAACCACAAAAATTCAGGCAACAAAAAAATCGCTTTCCTTATTGAACATGGAGTCGAGGATGTAGAATTTACAGTTCCCTATAATGGGTTAAGACAAGCGGGGATGGAAATAGTCGTCCTCGGTTCCCGGATGAATGAAAAATATAAGGGTAAACGTGGTAAGCTCACGGTGCAACCAGATGGCACAACAACAGAAGCAATAGCTTCTGAGTTCGACGCAGTGATAATTCCTGGTGGTTTAGCTCCCGACAAAATGCGGCTTAATCTCAACACAGTCCGCTTTGTCCAAGAAGCAGTGCAACAAGGAAAATTAGTCGCTGCGGTTTGCCACGGTCCACAAGTTTTGATTGAAGGTGATTTGCTCAAAGGTAAACAAGTTACTGGCTTTAGCGCTATTCGCAAGGATCTAATTAATGCTGGGGCAAACTATCTAGATGAGCCTGTAGTTGTTGACGGAAATTTAATTACTTCCCGTGAACCTGGGGACTTGGCAATTTTTACAACCGCAATCTTGAACCGCTTGGGTTACGGTGGTAAAGAAGCTGCATTGCCAAATGAAAAAGACACAAGTGCTGAATGGTGGAAAATAGCTGATGCTTGGGGTGGCTCAACGAAGGGTGATATTGCCAAAGGGTTGAATACTGCTCTAGCGGGTGAGCGTTATTGCTTAGAAGCAATAGAGCAGTATGTAGAAAAAGAATCAGATAGGGAAGTAAAATCACTCTTTCAAGAGATGATAGGTAATAAGCAACGCCACATTGAAAAGCTGGAAACTTACCTGCATAAACTGGGCGAAAAACCCTCTTTAGCTGCTAATATCGCTAATCAATATGCCAAGGTAAAAACAGCGTTAACAGGAAGTGACGATATCTATCAGATACGTTGCGCTTTGGGTGATGTGCAAACGGGTATTGGCGATATTTTCAATTTATCTGTAATGTACACTGACCCGGTAGCAACAGCAATTTTTAAAGAAATTTACAACGATTTGGCGAAATACGAACAGCGATTGGTAGAGCTGTATCGGTCGCGAATTGCTGCTGGGGTGAAGCCTCCTAAACCTACTTCAGGGGCAGCTGTGGCGATGTAA
- a CDS encoding DUF2267 domain-containing protein, with product MEYNEFITHVQSLAQSNSREEAEIATRATLETIKERIPGDEAQLLAAKLPQELATYLQGREADSGQSFNLQNFIERTSQKENIEPTTAAIHVRAVFAVLQNAVTPEIFTQFHAYFSHDYEELFAT from the coding sequence GTGGAATATAACGAATTCATTACACATGTACAGAGCCTTGCTCAGTCTAATTCTCGTGAAGAAGCAGAAATAGCTACCCGCGCCACACTTGAAACAATTAAAGAACGGATTCCAGGTGATGAAGCACAACTATTAGCTGCAAAATTGCCCCAAGAACTAGCCACGTATTTGCAAGGGCGAGAGGCAGATAGTGGTCAATCATTCAATCTACAAAACTTTATTGAGCGTACAAGTCAAAAAGAAAATATTGAACCCACTACCGCGGCAATTCATGTCCGGGCTGTTTTCGCCGTGTTGCAAAACGCTGTTACTCCCGAAATATTTACCCAATTCCACGCTTATTTCTCTCACGATTATGAAGAATTGTTTGCCACATAG
- a CDS encoding DUF6335 family protein produces MTKKNQNRDLKSDDLPQEITESYGTGVKDLPGYNIGGRSMRDERREYTETSPLLTGGDVDAYWQDADAVGDEAVGGTAPTPDQNVTEDLEAAVGLPMDDYAFLRTNDILEQRDDARWELDPKSSEDYQERRE; encoded by the coding sequence ATGACCAAAAAAAATCAGAATCGCGACCTAAAATCCGATGATTTGCCACAAGAAATTACTGAATCCTATGGCACTGGAGTGAAAGACTTGCCGGGATACAATATCGGTGGGCGCTCAATGCGGGATGAAAGACGCGAGTATACAGAAACCAGCCCCCTACTCACTGGTGGTGATGTTGATGCTTATTGGCAAGATGCGGATGCAGTAGGGGATGAAGCTGTTGGTGGTACTGCTCCTACGCCCGATCAAAACGTGACTGAAGATTTAGAAGCAGCAGTGGGTTTGCCTATGGATGATTACGCCTTTCTGCGTACCAATGATATTTTAGAGCAACGTGATGATGCTCGCTGGGAGTTAGATCCAAAGTCTTCTGAAGATTATCAAGAACGACGAGAGTAA
- a CDS encoding orange carotenoid protein N-terminal domain-containing protein, whose product MTYTNIYPLEQAVSAFNKLDIDDRLEVLALLYQQRAHLISLDDLDAIDQDSLHLMLTQIQHLTSEEKLAFLSDLLLKDDTVQGGMTLDTDTSIEVIELASSGSSYPTNEYHSLDTESKLAFWFVFAENLRELVIGIPNDYSPTAVVKKVFNSLNSLEPDELVVFLKQVL is encoded by the coding sequence GTGACTTATACGAATATCTATCCTTTAGAACAAGCTGTATCAGCGTTTAATAAGTTAGATATAGACGACCGCCTGGAGGTGCTGGCGTTACTGTATCAGCAGCGTGCTCACTTGATTTCCCTAGATGATTTAGATGCAATTGATCAAGACTCACTGCATCTGATGCTGACACAAATTCAACATCTCACCTCAGAAGAAAAGCTAGCATTTCTCAGTGATTTGCTATTAAAAGATGATACTGTCCAAGGTGGAATGACGCTGGACACAGATACCAGTATTGAGGTGATAGAACTTGCATCTAGCGGCAGTTCTTACCCTACTAATGAGTATCATTCTCTGGATACTGAATCTAAGTTGGCTTTTTGGTTTGTCTTCGCAGAAAATTTGAGAGAATTAGTCATCGGTATTCCCAATGACTATAGCCCGACTGCGGTGGTTAAAAAAGTCTTTAATTCTCTCAATTCACTTGAACCTGATGAATTAGTAGTTTTTCTGAAGCAAGTCTTATAA
- a CDS encoding orange carotenoid protein N-terminal domain-containing protein has product MTATNINAVRQAVSAFHELQEDEQLTVLGLIYAENADTIPADAIDSLPIETAGDLVAQIQQLSPEEQLYALGDLLSANRNDQDEVMLDPHPSKALVELTRGGTKIPTGEYGSLSAEAKLAFWYLIGERLGTTIIGIPRDYSPSESATELLNTLKSLNTNDLVTFLKQVL; this is encoded by the coding sequence ATGACTGCTACGAATATTAACGCCGTCAGACAAGCTGTATCAGCTTTTCATGAGTTACAAGAAGACGAGCAGCTAACAGTTTTGGGTTTAATTTATGCGGAAAATGCTGATACAATACCCGCCGATGCAATCGATTCTTTACCGATAGAAACTGCTGGAGATTTGGTAGCACAAATTCAGCAACTATCCCCAGAAGAACAGTTATATGCTCTGGGTGATTTACTTTCAGCAAACAGGAATGATCAAGATGAAGTGATGCTTGATCCACACCCTAGCAAGGCATTAGTGGAACTTACTCGCGGTGGGACAAAGATTCCGACTGGTGAGTATGGCTCACTCAGTGCTGAAGCTAAATTAGCTTTTTGGTATTTGATAGGAGAAAGATTAGGCACTACAATCATCGGTATACCGCGTGACTATAGTCCTTCTGAGTCAGCAACAGAATTGCTGAACACACTCAAGTCATTAAATACTAATGATTTAGTGACATTTCTCAAGCAGGTTTTGTAA
- a CDS encoding ATP-binding cassette domain-containing protein, protein MTIITSATAREDYLKSPQSDVEVIQVAGLSKRYGKLVAVKGIDFAVKRGEIFGLIGPDGAGKTTTFHILGGVMEASAGKIEILGKRPRDARLSIGYLTQQFSLYLDLSIDENLRYSAGLREVPDQVFRQRRDKYLRLMSIEQFSDRIAGRLSGGMKQKLALCCALISQPEILLLDEPTTGVDPVSRREFWDILAAVAGQGVTIVVATPYLDEAERCDRLALIYDGQIQQIGTLGQLRKSLGLQRLEVRTDQIVAAEQILHNAIANKQTTIVDVQTFGDRLDVLVKDAAVGIAAVEKIFSQQQLQLQSIYTAEATLENVFVTRLRASGNDPAFLPFPRSRQQTHPLTTFSDSGGIGGDVAIGAKNLKKVFGDFQAVKSVNLEICHGEIYGLLGANGAGKTTTIKMLCGLLEATSGKISLAGQTQNLRSSALRQRLGYMSQKFTLYDDLSIIQNLEFYCGVYSVPPRLRRKKIDWVLATCGLVGKENMLTGQLPGGWKQRVAFGASVMHEPEILFLDEPTSGVDPLARRQFWRLINEFARSGTAVLVTTHYLEEAEQCHRMGFMVAGEVVIQGSPSEIKASLPGQLVEVATDKTQIASNLLKTQFTPWRVSIFGDRLHLVLDHPDSDLPRIRSILQAEGINLHSLRPIPFSLEDAFIGIVQRTQKVTKPA, encoded by the coding sequence ATGACTATTATCACATCAGCCACAGCTAGAGAAGATTACTTAAAATCTCCCCAGAGCGATGTTGAAGTAATTCAAGTAGCAGGTTTATCTAAACGTTACGGAAAATTAGTTGCTGTTAAAGGAATAGATTTTGCAGTCAAGCGGGGAGAAATCTTTGGTTTAATTGGCCCTGATGGTGCAGGAAAAACCACAACCTTCCACATTTTGGGTGGGGTAATGGAAGCATCTGCTGGCAAAATCGAGATTTTAGGCAAACGACCCCGCGATGCTCGTTTATCTATTGGTTATTTGACACAGCAATTTTCACTTTATCTCGACTTAAGCATTGATGAAAATCTGCGTTACAGTGCTGGGTTGCGTGAGGTGCCAGATCAGGTTTTTCGGCAGCGTCGCGACAAATATCTGCGTTTGATGAGTATAGAGCAATTTAGCGATCGCATCGCTGGTCGTCTTTCAGGGGGAATGAAGCAAAAATTAGCTCTGTGCTGTGCGTTGATTTCCCAACCAGAAATTCTCCTGTTGGATGAACCAACTACAGGGGTTGACCCTGTATCCCGAAGGGAATTTTGGGATATTCTCGCCGCTGTGGCCGGACAAGGTGTAACTATAGTCGTAGCCACACCTTATTTAGACGAAGCCGAAAGATGCGATCGCCTTGCTTTGATTTATGATGGACAAATTCAGCAAATCGGCACCCTCGGACAATTGCGAAAAAGTTTAGGTTTACAACGTCTAGAAGTGCGAACCGATCAAATTGTCGCCGCCGAACAAATCTTGCACAACGCCATAGCCAACAAACAAACAACCATCGTCGATGTCCAAACCTTTGGCGATAGATTAGATGTTCTGGTGAAAGATGCCGCAGTGGGTATTGCAGCCGTTGAGAAAATTTTCAGTCAACAGCAACTGCAACTACAAAGCATTTACACCGCTGAAGCTACCCTAGAAAACGTTTTTGTGACCCGCCTGCGTGCATCTGGTAACGACCCAGCATTTTTACCCTTTCCCCGTTCCCGTCAGCAAACTCACCCCCTAACCACCTTCTCTGATAGCGGCGGAATTGGGGGAGATGTCGCCATTGGTGCCAAAAACCTCAAAAAAGTCTTTGGCGACTTCCAAGCCGTTAAAAGTGTCAATTTGGAAATTTGCCATGGTGAAATTTACGGCTTATTAGGAGCAAATGGCGCAGGTAAAACGACGACTATTAAGATGCTATGCGGATTGCTAGAAGCCACATCTGGAAAAATTTCCCTAGCTGGACAAACCCAAAATCTGCGTAGTAGTGCCTTACGCCAACGCCTAGGTTACATGAGCCAAAAATTCACCCTCTATGACGACTTGAGCATTATCCAAAATCTGGAATTTTACTGTGGCGTTTACAGTGTGCCGCCTCGGTTACGCCGTAAAAAAATTGACTGGGTACTGGCAACTTGCGGCTTAGTCGGTAAAGAGAATATGCTCACAGGTCAACTACCGGGAGGTTGGAAGCAGCGAGTTGCTTTCGGTGCTTCAGTGATGCATGAGCCAGAAATTTTGTTTCTCGATGAACCAACTTCCGGGGTAGATCCCTTAGCGCGGCGTCAGTTTTGGCGGTTGATTAATGAGTTTGCGCGGTCAGGTACAGCAGTGTTAGTGACAACCCATTATTTAGAAGAAGCAGAACAATGCCACCGCATGGGGTTTATGGTAGCCGGTGAGGTGGTGATCCAAGGTTCGCCGAGTGAGATTAAAGCATCACTTCCCGGTCAACTGGTGGAGGTGGCGACTGATAAAACGCAAATTGCCTCAAACCTGCTCAAGACTCAGTTTACACCCTGGCGAGTCTCGATATTTGGCGATCGCCTCCACCTAGTTCTCGATCACCCCGACTCCGACCTTCCCCGAATCCGCTCCATCTTACAAGCAGAGGGAATCAATCTGCACTCTCTGCGACCGATTCCCTTTTCTCTCGAAGATGCCTTTATTGGCATTGTTCAACGTACCCAAAAAGTTACAAAACCTGCTTGA
- a CDS encoding pentapeptide repeat-containing protein, with protein sequence MANQEQLSVLKQGVKNWNQWRVKNYETKVDLSKGDLEGANLEGANLEGANLEGVNLLRANLEGANLSETDFSRANLSETDLSRANLSKANLSKANVSDASLWETRLIEANLSGVDLSYAILIEAKLIGANLSEADLSYADIRDTDMSRTDLSGANLSRTNLIRTNLSGANLSAVDFSGAYLTSTTLPIILPPPEV encoded by the coding sequence ATGGCTAATCAAGAGCAGCTATCTGTGCTCAAGCAAGGGGTAAAGAATTGGAATCAATGGCGAGTAAAAAATTATGAAACTAAAGTAGACCTTAGTAAAGGCGACCTTGAAGGAGCTAACCTTGAAGGAGCTAACCTTGAAGGAGCTAACCTCGAAGGAGTCAACCTTTTAAGAGCCAACCTTGAAGGAGCCAATCTTAGTGAAACCGACTTTAGTAGAGCCAACCTTAGTGAAACCGACCTTAGTAGAGCCAATCTTAGTAAAGCCAACCTTAGTAAAGCCAATGTTAGTGACGCTTCCCTATGGGAAACCAGGCTTATAGAGGCCAACCTTAGTGGAGTCGACCTTAGTTACGCTATCCTTATAGAGGCCAAACTTATAGGGGCCAATCTCAGTGAAGCCGACCTTAGTTACGCCGACATACGGGACACTGACATGAGTAGAACCGATTTGAGTGGAGCCAATTTGAGTAGAACCAATTTGATTAGAACCAATTTGAGTGGAGCCAATTTGAGTGCAGTCGACTTTAGTGGAGCCTACCTCACTAGTACTACTTTACCCATAATCTTGCCGCCACCAGAAGTATAG
- a CDS encoding DUF2887 domain-containing protein, whose product MRRDTIFYKLFKQFPGLLFELVDEPPPEAENYQFESVEVKETAFRIDGVFLPPANAVSKVVFFAEVQFQKDEDLYFRFFSELSLFLHRHSIRYDDWFGIIIFGSRNLEPSNLIIHRSLLAGDQVRRVYLDELGELQQQPLGLGLMLLTIKEGTEVIETARFLLEQAQVQSEPAIIDLITTIIFYKFTNLSREEIDAMLGLPLEEPRVLREAREAGREAGERSLVLRQLNRRLGVIPDEFLSEVQVLSLAQLEALGEALLDFSTVADLEGWLQQNFEIGA is encoded by the coding sequence ATGCGACGTGATACCATCTTTTATAAATTGTTCAAGCAATTTCCGGGATTGTTGTTTGAATTAGTAGATGAACCACCCCCAGAAGCCGAAAACTACCAGTTTGAATCAGTTGAGGTAAAAGAAACAGCATTTCGGATTGATGGAGTATTTCTACCTCCAGCCAATGCAGTTTCTAAAGTAGTCTTTTTTGCTGAAGTGCAATTTCAGAAAGATGAGGATTTGTATTTTCGCTTCTTTTCAGAATTATCGCTGTTTCTTCACCGCCATTCTATCCGTTATGATGACTGGTTTGGGATAATAATTTTTGGTTCTCGCAACCTAGAACCCTCAAATTTAATAATTCATCGGTCTTTGTTAGCAGGTGATCAAGTTCGTCGAGTTTATCTTGATGAATTGGGAGAGTTACAGCAACAACCCTTAGGATTAGGGTTAATGTTGCTGACTATTAAAGAAGGAACGGAGGTAATAGAAACAGCACGTTTTCTGCTGGAACAAGCGCAGGTACAGTCAGAACCAGCGATAATAGATTTAATCACAACTATTATCTTCTACAAGTTCACTAACCTAAGTCGAGAGGAGATTGATGCCATGTTAGGATTGCCACTAGAAGAACCGAGGGTTTTGCGAGAAGCGAGGGAAGCAGGTCGTGAAGCAGGAGAGCGATCGCTTGTTCTCAGACAGTTAAACCGACGCTTGGGTGTGATTCCTGACGAATTTTTGTCAGAGGTTCAGGTGTTATCTTTGGCACAGCTAGAGGCTTTAGGTGAAGCGTTGTTGGATTTTTCTACTGTTGCGGATTTAGAAGGATGGTTACAGCAGAACTTTGAGATTGGAGCATGA
- the shc gene encoding squalene--hopene cyclase, with the protein MQTQYQVKVKQVETAIAASQNFLLSLQNTDGYWWAELESNVTITAEVVLLHKIWGTDKTRSLDKVATYLRSQQRQHGGWEMFYGDGGDLSTSVEAYMALKLLGVPATDPAMIKAQAFIVGRGGISKTRIFTKLYLALIGCYNWRGLPSLPPWVMLVPNDFPVNIYSMSSWARSSTVPLLIVLDRKPVYLTDPTISLDELYAESINQVQFELPRNGDWTDLFITLDHGFKLAESLNLVFFREEGIKAAEKWILERQEATGDWGGIIPAMLNSLLALRCLGYDVTDPIVERGLQAVDHFAIETENHYRIQPCVSPVWDTAWVMRALIDSGLAGDHPAVVRGGEWLLQKQILDYGDWAVKNRQGKPGAWAFEFENRFYPDVDDSAVVVMALQAAKLPNEKLKQNAIARALNWIASMQCKPGGWAAFDLDNDQDWLNSMPYADLKAMIDPNTADVTARVLEMLGLCHLSIDTYNLERALAYIISEQETEGCWFGRWGVNYIYGTSGVLSALALINPQKHKLSIERGAAWLAKCQNPDGGWGETCRSYDDPSLKGQGCSTASQTAWALIGLIAAGEATEKLAVDIIEKGISYLLATQQSNGTWDEAEFTGTGFPGHFYLKYHLYQQYFPLIALGRYQAMIKETSRD; encoded by the coding sequence ATGCAAACACAATATCAAGTAAAAGTCAAGCAAGTTGAAACTGCGATCGCCGCCAGTCAAAACTTTCTGCTGTCGTTACAAAATACAGATGGTTACTGGTGGGCAGAATTAGAATCTAATGTCACCATCACCGCTGAAGTTGTCCTGCTGCATAAAATTTGGGGCACAGACAAAACCAGATCCTTAGACAAAGTTGCCACTTACCTCCGTTCTCAGCAAAGGCAGCATGGCGGCTGGGAAATGTTTTATGGCGATGGTGGAGACTTGAGTACTTCCGTAGAGGCTTACATGGCGCTGAAGTTGCTAGGTGTACCAGCAACAGATCCGGCAATGATCAAAGCCCAAGCCTTTATTGTTGGGCGGGGTGGAATCAGCAAAACTCGGATTTTTACCAAATTGTACTTAGCCCTCATTGGCTGCTACAACTGGCGCGGACTCCCCTCCCTGCCTCCTTGGGTAATGCTTGTACCCAATGATTTTCCAGTCAATATTTATTCCATGTCTAGCTGGGCCCGTTCCAGCACAGTGCCATTGTTGATTGTCTTGGATCGTAAACCTGTTTATCTGACAGATCCAACTATCTCCTTAGATGAGTTATATGCAGAAAGTATCAATCAAGTACAGTTTGAATTACCCCGCAACGGTGATTGGACTGATTTATTCATCACCCTAGATCATGGATTTAAATTAGCAGAAAGCCTGAATTTAGTCTTCTTTCGAGAAGAAGGCATCAAAGCCGCCGAAAAGTGGATTTTAGAGAGACAAGAAGCTACAGGCGATTGGGGGGGAATTATTCCCGCCATGCTAAATTCGCTGTTAGCTTTGCGCTGTCTGGGTTACGATGTCACCGACCCCATTGTCGAACGAGGCTTGCAAGCAGTTGATCACTTTGCCATAGAAACAGAAAATCATTACCGCATCCAGCCTTGTGTTTCACCTGTTTGGGATACAGCTTGGGTGATGCGGGCCTTGATAGATTCTGGTTTAGCAGGGGATCATCCGGCGGTGGTGCGGGGGGGAGAATGGTTATTGCAAAAGCAAATTCTCGATTACGGTGATTGGGCGGTGAAGAATCGCCAGGGAAAACCAGGTGCTTGGGCCTTTGAGTTTGAAAATCGCTTTTATCCAGATGTTGACGATTCGGCAGTGGTGGTGATGGCACTCCAAGCCGCGAAACTGCCTAACGAAAAACTCAAACAAAATGCGATCGCTCGCGCCCTCAACTGGATAGCTTCCATGCAGTGCAAACCAGGGGGTTGGGCAGCCTTTGATTTAGATAATGATCAAGATTGGCTCAACTCAATGCCTTATGCAGACTTGAAAGCCATGATCGACCCCAACACCGCAGACGTCACCGCTAGAGTATTAGAAATGTTGGGTTTGTGTCATCTATCCATCGATACATATAATCTAGAACGGGCACTTGCATATATCATCAGTGAGCAAGAAACCGAAGGTTGTTGGTTTGGTCGTTGGGGAGTAAATTACATTTATGGAACCAGCGGCGTTTTGTCAGCCCTAGCTTTAATTAATCCCCAAAAGCACAAACTCAGCATCGAACGGGGTGCAGCTTGGTTAGCTAAATGTCAAAATCCAGATGGTGGTTGGGGCGAGACTTGCCGCAGTTACGACGATCCCAGTCTCAAAGGACAAGGTTGCAGTACAGCATCCCAAACAGCTTGGGCGTTAATTGGGTTAATCGCCGCAGGTGAAGCCACAGAAAAATTAGCTGTTGATATTATTGAAAAAGGAATCAGCTACCTATTAGCAACTCAGCAGTCAAATGGTACTTGGGATGAAGCAGAGTTTACAGGGACTGGCTTCCCTGGTCATTTTTATTTAAAGTATCATCTCTATCAGCAATACTTCCCGTTAATAGCCCTAGGTCGCTATCAGGCAATGATTAAAGAAACTTCTAGAGACTAA
- a CDS encoding glycosyltransferase, with protein sequence MAAIVFGLMLLSLIIWVGLLSFWGQFWRADQQLELSRDVAYNASTPTVCAVIPARNEAELLPITLRSLLRQDYPGTFNVVLVDDHSTDQTANFAEGIAHAVNKAQQLHIVSGESLPPGWTGKLWAMEQGIQKAVETFHETSLQTPDYFLLTDADIEHDIGNLHRMVAKAVREDLDMVSVMVRLRCESFWEKLLIPAFVFFFQKLYPFRWVNDPKNKAAAAAGGCILIRREALARIGGLSVIRQALIDDCSLAQAVKSSGGRIWLGLSDLTRSLRPYDSLETIWQMVARSAYTQLNYSPLLLVGSLLGMILVYLVPPVGMILGGLMGNWAIAFTGLCGWLLCTWAYFPIIRFYKCSPALAFCLPAIAFLYTLMTLDSAIRHWQGRGGAWKGRVYKI encoded by the coding sequence ATGGCTGCAATTGTGTTCGGGCTGATGCTTTTATCCTTGATCATTTGGGTCGGTTTACTGAGTTTTTGGGGGCAGTTTTGGCGAGCAGATCAGCAATTAGAACTATCTAGAGACGTTGCCTATAACGCCTCTACACCAACGGTTTGTGCGGTGATTCCTGCCCGCAACGAAGCTGAATTATTACCAATCACTTTGCGATCGCTATTACGCCAAGATTATCCCGGTACTTTTAACGTGGTTTTAGTAGATGATCACAGCACAGACCAAACAGCTAATTTTGCTGAAGGCATTGCCCACGCTGTCAACAAAGCCCAGCAATTACACATTGTCTCTGGTGAATCTCTACCTCCCGGTTGGACGGGTAAACTTTGGGCAATGGAACAAGGCATTCAGAAAGCTGTAGAGACGTTTCATGAAACGTCTTTACAAACACCAGACTATTTTTTGCTCACTGACGCAGATATCGAACATGATATTGGCAATCTCCACCGCATGGTTGCGAAAGCGGTGAGGGAAGATTTAGACATGGTTTCTGTAATGGTGCGACTTAGATGTGAAAGCTTTTGGGAAAAACTGTTAATTCCGGCTTTTGTCTTTTTCTTCCAAAAACTCTACCCCTTTCGCTGGGTGAATGACCCCAAAAATAAAGCCGCAGCAGCGGCTGGGGGTTGTATTTTAATTCGGAGAGAAGCTTTAGCCCGAATTGGTGGGTTATCAGTGATTCGCCAAGCTTTAATTGACGATTGCTCTTTAGCGCAAGCTGTTAAATCCAGTGGAGGGCGCATTTGGTTAGGATTGAGTGATTTAACTCGCAGCTTGCGTCCTTATGATTCCCTAGAGACAATTTGGCAGATGGTAGCCCGCAGTGCTTACACTCAACTAAATTATTCCCCATTGCTGTTAGTGGGCAGTTTATTGGGGATGATTTTGGTTTATCTAGTGCCACCCGTGGGGATGATTTTGGGTGGATTGATGGGGAATTGGGCAATCGCATTTACAGGTTTATGTGGATGGTTGCTGTGTACATGGGCTTATTTCCCGATTATCCGTTTTTACAAGTGTTCCCCGGCTTTAGCTTTTTGCTTACCTGCGATCGCCTTTCTCTATACCCTCATGACCCTAGACTCAGCAATCCGTCATTGGCAAGGGCGCGGCGGTGCTTGGAAGGGACGGGTTTACAAAATTTGA
- a CDS encoding cytochrome b has translation MTVAQQKRVRKKSAAQRLWFLHWLMASFYLLIFVSGRVMVSLSDSFAYRESFYDFHKVLGATVMSLLLARISFLLLALQHKYRRRQPQRKGDWLQIVALHSALYFFMLLVPLSGYFFSNSAGYEVKVFNTGLVLPRLFPTNKSLYDLAESLHFWISYTFLAFIILHSFDQRKYLRAQMRRFSQAAIALVSSK, from the coding sequence ATGACAGTTGCTCAACAAAAGCGAGTAAGAAAAAAGTCGGCCGCGCAGAGGTTGTGGTTTTTGCATTGGCTCATGGCCTCATTCTACTTACTGATATTTGTTAGTGGTCGGGTGATGGTAAGTCTCTCAGATTCCTTTGCTTATAGGGAGAGTTTTTACGACTTCCATAAGGTGCTTGGGGCTACCGTTATGAGTTTGTTGCTAGCGAGAATTTCTTTTTTGCTGCTGGCTCTCCAACACAAATATAGACGGCGTCAGCCTCAACGCAAAGGAGACTGGTTGCAAATTGTGGCTTTGCACAGTGCGCTATACTTTTTTATGCTTTTAGTACCACTCAGCGGTTACTTTTTTTCTAACTCTGCTGGTTATGAGGTCAAAGTATTTAATACTGGGCTTGTGCTACCACGCTTGTTTCCCACCAACAAATCTCTATATGACTTGGCCGAAAGTTTACACTTTTGGATATCCTACACATTTCTAGCTTTTATTATCCTGCATTCCTTCGACCAAAGGAAATACTTACGCGCCCAAATGCGGCGGTTTTCCCAAGCTGCGATCGCACTTGTGTCATCAAAATGA